One window of Phoenix dactylifera cultivar Barhee BC4 chromosome 5, palm_55x_up_171113_PBpolish2nd_filt_p, whole genome shotgun sequence genomic DNA carries:
- the LOC120110923 gene encoding probable inactive serine/threonine-protein kinase slob2, translating to MEKKETTTSSHKGMCEKVFDAFNPGSRPHRRLALHGQEPEATTNPSPNHSLGSAIKEPSPQKKPRPPTTDQKKPSEAIAPKSALKPTTPPPPPISVPVQKASDKAVPTPAARKAATIPQPAPPKAAATAADEGSKKNINEKVEDYIKRVKEKIRSVSGVGRTPNHK from the coding sequence atggagaagaaggaaacaacCACTTCCAGCCACAAAGGCATGTGCGAGAAGGTCTTCGATGCCTTCAACCCTGGTTCCCGACCACATCGCCGCCTCGCTCTCCACGGTCAAGAACCCGAAGCCACCACCAATCCTTCGCCAAACCACTCTTTGGGCTCGGCCATAAAAGAACCGAGCCCTCAGAAGAAACCCAGACCACCTACAACTGATCAGAAGAAACCATCAGAGGCTATTGCTCCCAAGTCTGCACTAAAGCCAAcgactccgccgccgccgcctatATCAGTGCCAGTTCAGAAGGCCTCCGACAAGGCGGTGCCGACCCCAGCAGCACGAAAGGCAGCGACAATACCGCAACCAGCACCACCAAAGGCAGCGGCTACGGCAGCAGATGAAGGCTCAAAGAAGAATATTAATGAGAAAGTAGAGGATTATATCAAACGCGTGAAGGAGAAGATCCGGTCTGTTTCTGGGGTCGGGAGGACACCCAACCATAAATGA